GCTTTCCAATCTTTTTTTCATCATTTCCAGCGAATCATCTTCCCTCGTTTGGGATTTTTTCGCTCTAAATTTGCTCAAAATAATGATAATGATGATGAATATAATGATGGTTACAGCAAATCTCACAATTAATTCCACAGGCATCACCCTCACCTCATTATGCATTATTCCCTTTTCCTAAATCTTTTAATCTGAAACCATAAGGATTGCAGTGTTAATTCATTTTATTATAATACTCTGTCCATTTCTCTGTTCCGGTCTCATAAAAATAGCGCCATGCAGCATTTCCATTTTCATAGGCCGCTCCCCAGTTTTCTGTTTGATTATCGTATCCATAGCTCCAAATCGTTGTCGAACGATCGTAGAATAGACTCCACAGATTATCCGCGTTTTCGATTTGTCGTTCAGTTGTTAAATAGTTTATCAGTTCCTCTGCCCGGTCAAATTCCAGCTCAGATTTCTCCATAATAGCGTAACCTGTTTCATCCGCTTGCTCCATCAATTGCTTTGAAAGCTCATCAGCCCGTTTCATACCTTCTTGCTGCCATGCTTCCCATGCCTCTTGCAGCCGGTTATATTCTTCTTCCCAATAATCTTCTAAGTCCTGCTTATTGCCCGCATATGTGAATTCACCTTTTCCGGCTTTTGCAACTTGCTCTAATAGTTCTTGGGCCTCATCATCAACCTGGAAACCTATAATATTAATAATCGGCTGAACACCCTTTTGATTTAATTTTTCAGCAGCCTTAATAGGATCTCCATCACAGGTTTCGATCCCATCACTTACAACGTAAACAATAGCAGTTGACGCATTTTCAGGAATATCTTTTTCTACTGCTTCCAGGGCATTTGCAATTGGTGTCCATCCAGCCGGCTGGACTGATTGAAGTGCAT
This region of Oceanobacillus sp. FSL K6-2867 genomic DNA includes:
- a CDS encoding SHOCT domain-containing protein translates to MELIVRFAVTIIIFIIIIIILSKFRAKKSQTREDDSLEMMKKRLESGEITEDDFEEAKRRRGK